In Paenibacillus sp. FSL R7-0345, a single window of DNA contains:
- a CDS encoding DHA2 family efflux MFS transporter permease subunit: MSTINANAAGGAKAIRRGPIIAALLIGAFVALLNQTLMNVALPKMMEDLNIVANTAQWLTTGFMLVNGVLIPISAYLVEKFTTRQLFITSMILFSIGTLICAVGTGFEMIMVGRVVQAVGAGILMPLMNIVFLRIFPIEERGKAMGLMAVAMIFAPAVGPTLSGWVVQNYSWRVLFYIVLPLAIFSTLLGMKAMQNVGQLTSPKLDKIGIVLSTLGFGGLLYGFSDAGTDGWNSATVITCLILGALSLVLFVWRELTTDTPLLEFRIFRYNMYSLTTVINIIVTMAMYAGMILLPIYLQTIRGFTPMESGLMLLPGAILMGIMSPITGIIFDKIGARWLAVIGLLITTITTWEFSQISDTTTYTHLILTYTARMFGMSMLMMPIVTAGLNQLPQRLSSHGTAMSNTLRTVGGALGMALFVSLMTNRTKSNITDAVTSGAVSQTDKAAMLKLTQEATINGITHAFAVATWVTAVALVLALFIKKTSPQADFIKTDVAESAASHSVKTQPVK, encoded by the coding sequence ATGAGTACAATAAATGCTAATGCTGCGGGCGGAGCCAAGGCGATCCGCAGAGGGCCGATTATCGCCGCGCTGCTGATCGGTGCATTTGTCGCGCTGCTGAATCAGACGCTGATGAACGTGGCCCTGCCCAAAATGATGGAGGATCTGAATATTGTGGCCAATACGGCGCAATGGCTGACAACCGGATTTATGCTGGTGAACGGGGTATTGATCCCGATCAGTGCCTATCTGGTGGAGAAGTTTACCACCCGCCAGCTGTTTATTACGTCAATGATCTTATTTTCTATAGGTACGCTGATTTGTGCGGTTGGCACAGGATTTGAAATGATTATGGTCGGCCGTGTCGTTCAGGCGGTCGGCGCCGGTATTTTGATGCCGCTGATGAACATCGTGTTCCTGCGCATCTTCCCGATTGAAGAGCGCGGTAAAGCGATGGGTCTGATGGCAGTCGCAATGATCTTTGCCCCGGCGGTTGGACCGACCCTGTCCGGCTGGGTTGTACAGAACTATTCGTGGCGTGTGCTGTTCTATATCGTACTGCCGCTAGCCATTTTCTCCACCCTGCTGGGGATGAAGGCGATGCAGAATGTCGGGCAGCTGACTTCTCCCAAGCTTGATAAAATAGGGATTGTCCTGTCGACGCTCGGTTTTGGCGGACTGCTGTACGGCTTCAGTGATGCCGGAACAGACGGCTGGAACAGTGCGACCGTTATTACCTGCCTGATCTTAGGGGCGCTTTCCCTGGTGCTGTTCGTATGGCGTGAGCTTACAACAGATACACCGCTGCTGGAGTTCCGGATTTTCCGTTACAACATGTACTCGCTGACTACTGTAATTAACATTATCGTTACAATGGCAATGTACGCCGGTATGATTCTGCTGCCGATTTACCTGCAGACAATCCGCGGCTTTACGCCGATGGAGTCCGGTCTGATGCTGCTGCCGGGTGCGATTCTGATGGGGATTATGTCTCCGATCACCGGTATTATTTTTGATAAAATCGGGGCAAGATGGCTGGCCGTTATCGGACTTCTGATTACAACAATTACAACCTGGGAATTCAGCCAGATTTCTGACACTACAACATATACTCATCTGATTCTGACCTATACTGCCCGGATGTTCGGGATGTCGATGCTGATGATGCCGATTGTAACGGCTGGACTTAATCAGCTGCCGCAGCGTCTCAGCTCGCACGGAACAGCAATGTCAAACACCCTGCGTACAGTAGGCGGAGCACTTGGGATGGCTCTCTTTGTCAGCCTGATGACCAACCGTACCAAGAGCAATATCACCGATGCTGTAACAAGCGGAGCTGTGTCGCAGACCGATAAGGCAGCGATGCTCAAGCTTACGCAGGAAGCGACGATCAACGGGATTACGCATGCATTTGCGGTTGCAACATGGGTAACAGCGGTGGCTCTGGTGCTGGCCTTGTTCATCAAGAAGACCTCGCCGCAGGCAGATTTCATCAAGACAGATGTAGCTGAATCTGCAGCATCCCATAGCGTTAAAACTCAACCTGTAAAGTAA
- a CDS encoding YafY family protein has translation MKIDRLLSIVILLMNRPLIQAKELADMFEVSVRTIYRDIESINGAGIPVVTYQGAGGGIGLMEGYRLDRNLLTQHELADIFTALQSVSSYGGNEHTLLMEKISSVIPPSQSAAFRSKTAQLVVDFSPWGMQGPLEERLALLKEALEESAAVSFEYVAASGAASRRSVEPYTLVLKGQSWYLYGFCAERGDFRLFKLLRMKSLAKEERRYVRQDIPVQELPWGSGWCDPSGTTPVVLRFSAAGRHLAEDYFDCSQLHPDENGGYTVTVYYPEDNWLYGFLLGFGTYAEVLEPEHIRRRVGEIAAGIAAVYNAPAQPGNLN, from the coding sequence GTGAAAATAGACCGTCTGCTCTCCATTGTGATTCTCCTGATGAACCGCCCTCTGATCCAGGCCAAAGAGCTGGCTGATATGTTCGAGGTCTCCGTACGCACCATTTACCGGGATATTGAAAGTATTAACGGTGCAGGAATACCGGTCGTAACCTACCAGGGGGCAGGCGGGGGTATCGGATTAATGGAGGGCTACCGGCTTGACCGTAATCTGCTGACCCAGCATGAGCTCGCTGATATTTTTACTGCGCTGCAGAGCGTCTCCTCATATGGCGGGAATGAACATACACTGCTCATGGAAAAGATCAGCAGCGTCATTCCGCCCTCCCAGTCCGCCGCCTTCCGCAGCAAAACCGCCCAGCTCGTTGTCGATTTCTCCCCTTGGGGAATGCAGGGTCCGCTGGAGGAACGGCTCGCGCTGCTCAAGGAAGCGCTGGAGGAATCCGCCGCCGTCTCCTTCGAATATGTGGCTGCCAGCGGTGCAGCAAGCAGGCGCTCGGTAGAACCTTATACGCTTGTCTTAAAAGGCCAGTCGTGGTACTTGTACGGCTTCTGTGCAGAGCGCGGCGATTTCAGGCTGTTCAAGCTGCTGCGTATGAAGTCGCTGGCCAAAGAGGAGCGCCGCTATGTCCGGCAGGACATTCCTGTACAGGAGCTGCCCTGGGGCAGCGGCTGGTGCGATCCGTCAGGCACAACGCCTGTTGTGCTGCGGTTCTCTGCTGCAGGCAGACATCTTGCCGAGGACTATTTTGACTGCAGCCAGCTTCATCCAGACGAAAATGGCGGCTATACAGTGACTGTATATTACCCGGAAGACAATTGGCTGTATGGCTTTCTCCTCGGCTTTGGAACTTATGCTGAAGTGCTGGAGCCGGAGCACATCCGCCGCAGGGTGGGCGAAATCGCCGCCGGCATTGCCGCAGTCTATAACGCCCCTGCACAGCCCGGCAACCTAAATTAA
- a CDS encoding MFS transporter has protein sequence MIRGTAGAGVLQRKGYSRLFAAGLVNGIGDRFSSVAMLALVLQLTGSGMAVGITLGVRVLPYLFMAPLGGMLATRLPRKAIMIAVDLLRVQVALSFLLVDGEERLWLLYAGSFIMAAGEAVYSPVRKSAIPLLADASALLKINSLEQLMNGSVLIIGAFIGGVVSLWFGPDMAFVMNALSFLTAAVLLWGISFPQPESGNSSERRRPEKGDESAAKEQSEGGRLQTLKYVARGSLVLQIVIAYELLVPVINGWDNVLISVYAVQEFHAGDIGVGAFYAALGIGLSLSFFAGRLLKKRLLAVALTGLLLEGILLMAISNSGSFVQAFFLYILLSLAGGIGNACLDTLVMRGTPVRLQPVIFGMLSAVSGTLLGLSMLTAGWMLDYVEPRTLGFAGGAGFASIALLLGGYAALRGKMGKRASELG, from the coding sequence ATGATTAGAGGGACTGCCGGTGCTGGCGTGCTGCAGCGCAAAGGATACTCCAGACTGTTTGCTGCCGGGCTGGTCAACGGAATCGGTGACCGCTTCAGCAGTGTGGCTATGCTGGCGCTCGTCCTGCAGCTGACAGGCTCGGGAATGGCTGTAGGGATTACTTTGGGAGTCAGGGTGCTCCCCTATTTGTTCATGGCGCCTCTGGGAGGGATGCTGGCAACCAGACTGCCGCGCAAAGCGATCATGATTGCCGTCGATTTGCTGCGTGTACAGGTCGCGCTGTCCTTTCTGCTGGTGGACGGGGAAGAACGGCTGTGGCTACTGTATGCCGGCAGTTTTATTATGGCTGCGGGGGAGGCGGTCTACAGTCCAGTGCGCAAGTCCGCGATCCCGCTGCTTGCTGATGCCTCAGCGCTGCTAAAAATAAACAGTCTGGAGCAGCTGATGAACGGTAGTGTGCTGATAATCGGCGCCTTCATCGGCGGTGTTGTGTCACTCTGGTTTGGCCCGGACATGGCTTTTGTAATGAATGCGTTGTCCTTTCTGACAGCAGCTGTGCTGCTGTGGGGGATTTCTTTTCCGCAGCCTGAGTCGGGGAACAGTTCAGAACGGAGGCGGCCTGAAAAAGGCGATGAGTCTGCTGCAAAAGAACAGTCTGAAGGAGGACGGCTGCAGACGCTCAAATATGTGGCCCGGGGCAGCCTGGTGCTGCAGATTGTAATTGCCTATGAACTTCTGGTGCCGGTGATAAACGGGTGGGACAATGTGCTGATCAGTGTGTATGCGGTGCAGGAATTTCATGCCGGAGATATCGGGGTGGGGGCTTTTTACGCGGCGCTTGGGATCGGGCTGAGCCTCAGCTTTTTTGCCGGAAGACTGCTGAAGAAACGGCTGCTTGCAGTTGCGCTCACCGGGCTGCTGCTGGAAGGAATACTGCTGATGGCCATCAGTAACAGCGGGAGCTTTGTGCAGGCGTTTTTCTTGTATATCCTGCTGTCTCTGGCGGGCGGTATCGGCAATGCCTGCCTGGATACGCTGGTTATGCGCGGGACGCCGGTCCGGCTGCAGCCGGTTATCTTCGGCATGCTGTCTGCGGTCAGCGGCACCCTGCTGGGTCTGTCCATGCTCACGGCAGGCTGGATGCTGGATTATGTGGAGCCGAGAACGCTCGGTTTTGCCGGGGGAGCCGGATTCGCGAGTATTGCGCTGTTGCTGGGCGGTTATGCTGCATTGCGCGGGAAGATGGGCAAAAGGGCCTCTGAATTAGGCTAA